A stretch of the Porifericola rhodea genome encodes the following:
- a CDS encoding FKBP-type peptidyl-prolyl cis-trans isomerase, with product MVVEENRIITLSYKLRDGDVNGNVMEVMDIAYPFIFYYKSDGILDSFQENLRGLSSGDTFSFIIPATHAYGPYTKDNIAAIPIERFVVDEEMADSIRDVGEYVAVTDDDGYTQNGKVVEKNATHLKVDFNHAMAGKDLHFSGRILNIRQATADESVQKRYIMPDGIRF from the coding sequence ATGGTCGTTGAAGAAAATCGTATAATTACCCTTAGCTACAAGCTTAGGGATGGGGATGTAAATGGAAATGTTATGGAAGTAATGGACATTGCCTACCCTTTCATATTTTACTATAAGTCTGATGGAATTTTAGATAGCTTTCAGGAAAACTTAAGAGGACTATCATCCGGCGATACTTTTAGCTTTATAATTCCTGCTACTCACGCGTACGGACCTTATACTAAAGATAATATAGCGGCTATACCCATTGAAAGATTTGTGGTGGATGAGGAAATGGCTGACTCAATTCGTGATGTCGGAGAATATGTAGCCGTAACTGATGATGATGGTTATACCCAAAATGGCAAAGTTGTAGAAAAGAATGCTACACACCTGAAGGTAGATTTTAACCATGCTATGGCAGGCAAAGACCTACATTTTAGTGGCAGAATACTAAACATTCGCCAGGCCACAGCTGATGAGTCTGTACAGAAAAGATACATTATGCCAGACGGTATTAGGTTCTAA
- a CDS encoding RrF2 family transcriptional regulator, with the protein MFSKTCEYGIRAIIYIASQTAKGDRVSQKEVAYEIESPMAFTAKILQQLAKKDLVRSVMGPNGGFEIEESRLREIKIGEVVDAIDGDSIYRGCGLGLKDCNAAQPCPLHDKFVKIRNDLRKMLESTSLYDLAMGLENGLSFLKR; encoded by the coding sequence ATGTTTTCAAAGACATGTGAGTACGGTATTCGGGCAATTATCTATATAGCTTCACAAACTGCTAAAGGTGATCGGGTGAGTCAAAAGGAGGTAGCCTATGAAATTGAATCCCCAATGGCTTTTACAGCTAAGATTCTTCAGCAATTAGCTAAAAAAGATCTGGTACGATCAGTTATGGGACCTAACGGAGGGTTTGAGATTGAAGAGAGTAGGCTTAGAGAAATAAAGATAGGAGAAGTTGTAGATGCTATAGATGGAGACTCTATCTATCGTGGCTGCGGATTAGGACTCAAAGATTGCAATGCAGCACAACCGTGTCCGCTGCACGATAAGTTTGTTAAGATAAGAAATGATCTGAGGAAAATGCTGGAAAGCACAAGCCTGTATGATTTAGCTATGGGCTTAGAAAACGGCCTTAGCTTCTTAAAACGATAA
- a CDS encoding acyl-CoA thioesterase, whose amino-acid sequence MYTHTTQIRVRYGETDQMAYVYYGNYASYFEVARVEALRALGMSYKELEEEGIMMPVLENHSYYHGPAVYDDLLRIEVSILEMPSVRIAFHYKLYNEAEQLVHSGETKLAFINAKTKRPCRPSEKMLALLRPFFENAEKN is encoded by the coding sequence ATGTATACACACACTACACAAATCAGGGTTCGGTATGGCGAAACTGATCAGATGGCCTATGTTTACTATGGCAATTATGCATCTTACTTTGAAGTAGCCCGTGTAGAAGCTTTGAGAGCATTAGGCATGAGCTATAAAGAACTGGAAGAAGAAGGAATTATGATGCCAGTACTGGAAAACCACTCTTACTATCATGGGCCTGCTGTATATGATGACCTTTTGCGTATAGAAGTTAGTATTCTAGAAATGCCTTCCGTACGAATTGCATTTCATTATAAGCTATATAATGAGGCTGAGCAGTTGGTTCATTCCGGTGAAACTAAGCTGGCCTTTATTAATGCCAAGACTAAGAGACCTTGCCGTCCTTCGGAAAAGATGCTTGCCCTGCTACGACCTTTTTTTGAAAATGCAGAAAAAAATTAA
- a CDS encoding DUF481 domain-containing protein: MEKVRLSGDSANYFLGSMGLSFNTNNRSINDDGETVSFIGLSANSDFAYISEKHSYLLISEFHYNATSDDPINSSGYGHFRTNFLRKQSVSYELFSQLQYDQGRGMQNRWLVGGGLRFRLKKTEKNSFYAGVGAMYEHEQWNYPGPREDNEQLNIWKSSNYISGRFQVNDHIHLNIISYYQTGYDPEAEYFRHRISGDLNLLVNVTSKLSLNTAVFAGYENRPVVPINKLVYSVTNGIILSF, translated from the coding sequence GTGGAAAAGGTCAGGCTTAGTGGAGATTCCGCCAATTATTTTCTCGGAAGCATGGGGCTTTCTTTCAATACAAACAACAGGAGCATTAATGACGATGGAGAGACGGTATCTTTTATAGGACTAAGCGCAAACTCAGACTTTGCATACATTTCTGAAAAGCATAGCTATCTGCTCATTAGCGAATTTCATTATAATGCCACCTCTGATGACCCGATTAACAGCAGCGGGTACGGGCATTTTCGCACCAACTTCTTACGCAAACAATCGGTTTCTTATGAGCTGTTTTCACAGTTGCAGTATGATCAGGGTAGAGGTATGCAAAACCGCTGGCTTGTGGGAGGTGGATTGCGTTTTCGCTTAAAAAAGACGGAGAAGAATAGCTTTTATGCGGGAGTAGGCGCTATGTATGAGCACGAACAGTGGAACTACCCCGGCCCCAGAGAAGACAATGAGCAATTAAATATCTGGAAATCTTCTAACTATATCTCTGGTAGGTTTCAGGTGAATGATCATATACACCTTAATATCATTTCTTATTATCAAACTGGTTACGACCCTGAAGCTGAATATTTTAGACACCGTATCAGCGGGGATCTTAACTTACTGGTCAATGTTACCTCAAAATTATCGTTAAACACTGCTGTTTTTGCAGGCTATGAGAATCGCCCTGTAGTACCTATTAATAAATTAGTGTACTCTGTAACCAATGGCATCATCTTAAGCTTCTAA
- a CDS encoding group III truncated hemoglobin, protein MMLKKQITKLEDVRLLVNSFYDKVREDKFLAPIFNERIGDKWPEHLEKMYRFWQTVLLAEHTYMGSPFPPHARLAIEHTHFERWLQLFTETLEEYFAGEKAEEAKWRAQKMAEMFQYKIARYQATQQKPLI, encoded by the coding sequence ATGATGCTCAAAAAACAAATCACCAAACTAGAAGATGTGAGGCTTTTAGTTAATAGTTTTTACGATAAAGTTCGGGAAGATAAGTTTCTGGCACCTATTTTTAATGAGCGTATTGGAGACAAGTGGCCTGAACATCTGGAAAAAATGTACAGGTTCTGGCAGACGGTGTTACTGGCAGAGCATACCTATATGGGAAGCCCTTTTCCGCCTCATGCCCGATTAGCTATAGAGCATACTCACTTTGAACGCTGGTTACAGCTTTTTACAGAAACCTTAGAGGAGTACTTTGCAGGTGAAAAAGCTGAAGAAGCAAAATGGAGAGCACAAAAAATGGCTGAGATGTTTCAGTATAAAATAGCCAGGTATCAGGCTACACAACAGAAACCCCTGATTTGA
- a CDS encoding ATP-dependent Clp protease ATP-binding subunit — protein MEAKFSNRVKEVISLSREEALRLGHDYIGTEHLLLGMIREGEGVAVSLLKKLGVSLDELRNAVEQATKGTATGNVKNLANIPLTRQSEKVLKITYLEAKIFKSQLIGTEHLLLSILRDEDNIATQILEKFDVNYDVVKELLEYQTENPMASSDTDDSDEDSSSRIFGGSSSGRESKGSEKSRTPVLDNFGRDLTKLADDDKLDPIVGREKEIERVAQILSRRKKNNPILIGEPGVGKTAIAEGLALRIVQKKVSRVLFNKRVVTLDLASLVAGTKYRGQFEERMKAVMNEIEKSPDVILFIDELHTIVGAGGASGSLDASNMFKPALARGEIQCIGATTLDEYRQYIEKDGALARRFQVVMVDATSPEETMQILNNIKDKYESHHHVNYTQEALDACVSLSDRYISDRFLPDKAIDVLDEAGARVHINNIHVPDEIVKLEEAIENIKVEKNRVVKSQKYEEAAQLRDREKKLLDQLESAKQKWEEETRTKRYTVNEENVAEVIAMMTGIPTSRVAQNESQKLLGMGEELKGKVIGQDDAINKLAKAIQRTRVGLKDPQKPIGTFVFLGPTGVGKTELAKVLATYLFDKEDALIRIDMSEYMEKFSVSRLVGAPPGYVGYEEGGQLTEKVRRKPYSVVLLDEIEKAHPDVFNLLLQVLDDGILTDGLGRRVDFRNTIIIMTSNIGARDLKDFGAGIGFSTQAKEESMDEIMKSTIQNALKKTFSPEFLNRLDDVIVFNSLKREDIHKIIDITLNKLFARVTALGYTIELTKKAKDFIADKGYDPQYGARPLNRAIQKYLEDAVAEEILKGDVEPTDIIAADYDGKSDHLSLSHKKKKMEKEKKD, from the coding sequence ATGGAAGCTAAATTTTCTAATAGAGTAAAAGAAGTAATTTCCCTGAGTAGAGAGGAGGCTCTTCGCTTGGGGCATGATTATATTGGTACAGAACACTTGCTACTCGGCATGATCAGAGAAGGAGAAGGCGTAGCTGTAAGTCTGCTGAAGAAGCTAGGTGTTTCTTTAGATGAGCTTAGAAATGCTGTAGAGCAGGCAACTAAGGGCACCGCTACCGGCAATGTAAAAAATCTCGCCAATATTCCTCTGACCCGCCAGTCAGAGAAGGTTTTGAAGATCACGTATCTCGAAGCTAAAATTTTTAAAAGTCAGCTGATTGGCACTGAACACCTTCTGCTATCAATTTTGAGAGACGAAGACAATATTGCTACTCAGATACTGGAGAAGTTTGACGTAAACTATGATGTTGTGAAAGAACTCCTTGAATATCAGACTGAGAACCCTATGGCATCTTCTGATACTGATGACAGTGATGAAGATTCCTCAAGCCGTATCTTCGGTGGCTCTAGCTCAGGGCGTGAGTCTAAAGGCTCAGAAAAATCTCGTACTCCGGTACTGGACAATTTTGGTCGCGACCTTACTAAGCTAGCCGACGATGACAAGCTTGACCCTATTGTGGGTAGAGAAAAAGAAATTGAACGTGTAGCTCAGATTTTGAGTAGAAGAAAGAAGAATAACCCTATTCTTATTGGTGAGCCCGGCGTGGGTAAAACCGCTATTGCTGAAGGACTGGCGCTGCGTATCGTTCAAAAGAAAGTATCTCGTGTACTCTTTAATAAAAGAGTAGTAACACTGGACCTGGCCTCTTTGGTGGCTGGTACTAAATACCGTGGTCAGTTTGAAGAGCGTATGAAGGCAGTAATGAATGAGATTGAGAAATCTCCTGATGTTATCCTTTTTATTGATGAGCTTCATACTATTGTAGGAGCTGGTGGTGCCTCAGGCTCACTAGATGCTTCTAACATGTTCAAGCCGGCTTTAGCTAGAGGAGAGATACAATGCATCGGTGCTACAACATTAGATGAGTACCGTCAGTACATAGAAAAAGATGGTGCATTGGCACGTAGGTTCCAGGTGGTAATGGTTGACGCTACTTCTCCGGAAGAGACAATGCAAATCCTAAATAACATTAAGGATAAGTATGAGAGTCATCACCATGTAAACTATACTCAGGAAGCACTTGACGCTTGCGTTAGCCTTTCTGACCGCTACATTAGCGACCGTTTCTTGCCAGATAAAGCTATAGATGTGCTTGATGAAGCCGGAGCTCGTGTACACATCAACAATATTCATGTACCTGATGAGATTGTGAAGCTGGAAGAAGCCATTGAAAACATCAAGGTTGAGAAAAACCGAGTGGTCAAAAGCCAGAAGTACGAAGAGGCAGCACAGCTAAGAGATCGTGAGAAGAAGCTGTTAGATCAGTTGGAAAGTGCTAAACAAAAATGGGAAGAGGAAACTCGCACCAAGCGTTATACTGTAAATGAAGAGAATGTAGCTGAAGTTATTGCTATGATGACTGGAATACCTACCAGCAGAGTAGCCCAAAACGAAAGCCAGAAACTTCTGGGTATGGGCGAAGAGCTTAAAGGTAAGGTAATCGGCCAGGATGATGCAATTAATAAACTAGCTAAAGCGATACAAAGAACCAGAGTAGGGCTTAAAGATCCGCAGAAGCCAATTGGTACTTTTGTATTCTTAGGGCCAACAGGTGTTGGTAAAACTGAGCTGGCAAAAGTATTGGCAACTTACCTCTTTGATAAAGAAGACGCACTTATACGTATAGATATGAGTGAGTATATGGAGAAATTCTCCGTATCTCGCCTGGTAGGAGCGCCTCCCGGATATGTAGGTTATGAAGAAGGAGGACAGCTTACTGAAAAGGTAAGAAGAAAGCCCTATAGTGTAGTATTGCTGGATGAGATTGAAAAAGCTCATCCCGATGTATTTAACCTACTACTTCAGGTACTAGATGACGGTATTCTTACCGATGGTCTGGGAAGAAGAGTAGACTTCCGTAACACCATTATCATCATGACTTCAAATATTGGGGCTCGTGATCTTAAAGATTTTGGTGCGGGTATCGGTTTCTCTACGCAGGCTAAAGAAGAGAGTATGGATGAGATTATGAAATCTACTATCCAGAATGCACTCAAAAAGACGTTTAGTCCTGAGTTCTTAAACAGATTGGATGATGTTATTGTGTTCAACTCTCTTAAGAGAGAAGATATTCACAAGATCATTGATATTACTCTAAACAAGCTGTTTGCGCGTGTTACAGCGCTTGGTTATACTATTGAGTTAACTAAGAAAGCTAAGGATTTTATAGCTGACAAAGGTTATGATCCTCAATACGGAGCCAGACCGCTCAACAGAGCTATCCAAAAATACCTGGAAGATGCCGTAGCTGAAGAAATACTGAAAGGTGACGTAGAGCCTACAGATATTATTGCGGCTGACTATGATGGTAAGAGCGATCACTTATCGCTAAGCCACAAGAAGAAGAAGATGGAAAAAGAAAAGAAAGACTAA
- a CDS encoding L-threonylcarbamoyladenylate synthase, which produces MKAELFKIHPENPEQRKIDKVVEVLRRGGVIIYPTDTVYGIGCDIYNKDAVERVARIKGVDSSKNNFSFICNDLSHIAEYVRNLPTPTFKLMKKTLPGPYTYILKSSSKVPKVIDSKKKTVGIRVPDHNIPRMIVQTLGNPIVTTSIHDDDEIVEYSTDPDMIYENFSHLVDVIVDGGPGNNVASTVVDCTDDYEVKIVREGMGDLAPFM; this is translated from the coding sequence ATGAAAGCAGAGCTTTTTAAAATACACCCTGAAAATCCCGAGCAGCGTAAAATAGATAAGGTAGTAGAGGTACTACGCCGTGGTGGGGTTATTATTTATCCTACAGATACTGTTTATGGTATAGGATGTGACATTTACAACAAAGATGCTGTGGAGCGTGTAGCCCGAATTAAGGGTGTAGACTCTTCTAAAAATAATTTTTCTTTTATCTGCAATGACCTGAGTCACATTGCCGAATACGTACGAAACCTGCCAACTCCTACTTTTAAATTGATGAAAAAGACCCTTCCCGGGCCATATACCTATATCCTGAAGTCTAGCAGCAAGGTGCCTAAAGTAATAGATTCTAAGAAGAAGACTGTAGGAATAAGGGTGCCAGACCATAATATTCCGCGCATGATTGTGCAGACTTTAGGAAACCCAATAGTTACTACTTCCATTCACGACGATGACGAGATCGTAGAATATTCTACAGACCCTGACATGATCTATGAGAACTTTAGCCATCTGGTAGATGTGATCGTTGATGGTGGCCCAGGAAATAATGTGGCCTCTACCGTAGTAGACTGCACTGATGATTATGAAGTAAAAATAGTAAGAGAAGGAATGGGCGACTTAGCGCCTTTCATGTAA
- a CDS encoding WbqC family protein — MNHSSADAVLLELHYLPCIAYFIHLKRFRKIILEVNENYTKQTYRNRSYILTANKVQMLSIPVSKDGEKSKLKEIRIDYTQRWQNNHWRAIKSAYGKSPFFDFFADYFHDILYSNYKFLVDMNLDLLTKCLELLSWHDKQIEITNTYMEATDSQCIDLRGEIDLKSRPPEDTEGGFKAYNQIFGKNFVPNLSVIDLLFCEGANANVILGQSSLPHR, encoded by the coding sequence ATGAATCATTCATCAGCAGATGCTGTTCTTCTTGAACTACATTATCTGCCTTGTATAGCTTATTTTATCCACTTAAAGAGGTTTCGAAAGATAATACTGGAGGTAAATGAGAACTACACCAAGCAAACCTACCGAAACCGCAGCTATATCCTTACTGCCAATAAAGTACAGATGCTCAGCATACCGGTTAGTAAGGATGGGGAAAAAAGTAAACTTAAAGAGATCAGAATAGACTACACGCAGCGCTGGCAAAATAACCATTGGAGGGCAATTAAGTCCGCCTACGGCAAGTCTCCTTTTTTTGATTTCTTTGCGGATTACTTCCATGACATTTTATACAGTAATTACAAATTTTTAGTAGATATGAATCTGGATTTACTGACAAAATGTCTGGAGCTATTAAGCTGGCATGATAAACAAATTGAGATCACAAACACTTATATGGAAGCAACTGATAGCCAATGTATTGACCTGAGGGGGGAAATTGACCTGAAGTCTCGCCCTCCGGAGGATACAGAGGGAGGCTTTAAAGCCTACAATCAGATTTTTGGCAAAAACTTTGTACCCAACCTTAGTGTAATAGATTTACTATTTTGTGAAGGTGCAAATGCCAATGTGATTTTAGGGCAATCTTCCCTCCCCCATCGGTGA
- the mltG gene encoding endolytic transglycosylase MltG: protein MIRMKRHKVLIISLVVFAVFIISFSFYAYQTLMSPNVLVDQPEKEFLIPTGSTFDEVRDKLHEKKYVNDLLSFSVLAKLMKYDQYVKPGRYVLSSNMSNLEAIRLLRSGKQEPVNVTFNNVRLKPELAEKLTANLEADADEFLRLIQDTAIIAEYGFNEENIMTMFLPNTYEMFWTTSERELLDRMHQEYERFWNDERKSKAAALNMSPLEVSILASIVESETNKIDEAPVVAGLYLNRLERNIALQADPTLVFAAQDFTIRRVLDKHKEIDSPYNTYKYAGLPPGPIRAPSIFAIDAVLNHEDHNYLYMCAKEDFSGYHNFATNLRAHLANARRYQRALSKAGIYN from the coding sequence ATAATACGAATGAAAAGACATAAAGTACTCATTATTAGCCTGGTAGTATTTGCTGTTTTTATTATTTCTTTCTCTTTCTACGCTTACCAGACACTTATGTCGCCTAATGTGCTGGTAGATCAGCCTGAAAAGGAATTTCTGATACCTACAGGATCCACTTTTGATGAGGTAAGAGACAAACTACACGAAAAGAAATATGTAAACGATCTGCTATCTTTTAGTGTACTGGCCAAACTTATGAAGTACGATCAATACGTAAAGCCTGGAAGGTATGTGCTAAGTTCTAACATGTCTAACCTGGAAGCCATACGGCTGCTTAGGTCTGGTAAGCAGGAGCCGGTAAATGTTACTTTTAACAATGTAAGACTGAAACCTGAGCTTGCAGAAAAGCTTACCGCTAACCTGGAGGCTGATGCAGATGAGTTTTTACGCCTGATACAAGACACTGCCATCATCGCAGAGTATGGTTTTAATGAGGAGAACATTATGACGATGTTTCTACCAAATACCTATGAGATGTTCTGGACTACCAGCGAAAGAGAACTGCTGGACCGTATGCATCAGGAGTATGAGCGCTTCTGGAATGACGAACGGAAAAGCAAAGCTGCAGCCCTTAACATGAGCCCTCTTGAAGTCTCAATTTTAGCCTCTATTGTAGAGTCAGAAACTAACAAAATTGACGAAGCTCCGGTAGTAGCAGGTCTTTATCTTAACCGTTTGGAACGCAATATCGCATTACAGGCTGACCCTACTTTGGTTTTTGCCGCGCAGGATTTTACGATTCGCAGAGTATTAGATAAGCATAAAGAAATTGACTCGCCATATAATACATACAAATATGCAGGCCTCCCTCCTGGGCCTATCCGTGCTCCATCTATCTTTGCTATTGATGCTGTGCTTAATCATGAGGATCATAATTATTTGTACATGTGTGCCAAGGAAGACTTTTCTGGCTATCATAATTTTGCCACAAACCTAAGAGCCCACCTGGCCAATGCCCGCCGCTACCAGCGCGCACTTAGTAAAGCCGGAATATATAATTAA